The Prosthecobacter vanneervenii genome has a segment encoding these proteins:
- a CDS encoding rhodanese-like domain-containing protein, producing MPTAELPPLFGDMTMSQVLQAYPGAQRALFARYHIGGCRSCGFQPGETLAQVCERNENIPVAEAVAHIQESHQSDSSLQVSPHDLVTLLRTKPDLLLLDVRTREEHEAVKLPGARLLTQELVQDLFTNGDKAQTYVLYDHTGSRSLDAAAYFIGHGFSETKCLTGGIDAYSCEIDPSLPRYRIEIED from the coding sequence ATGCCGACTGCTGAACTTCCGCCTCTCTTCGGAGACATGACCATGAGCCAGGTGCTCCAGGCCTACCCTGGGGCGCAGCGGGCTTTGTTTGCGCGTTACCACATCGGCGGCTGCCGGAGCTGCGGCTTTCAGCCGGGGGAGACGCTGGCGCAGGTGTGCGAGCGGAATGAAAACATCCCGGTGGCGGAGGCGGTGGCGCACATCCAGGAGAGCCACCAGAGCGACTCGTCGCTGCAGGTTTCCCCGCACGATCTGGTGACGCTTTTGCGCACCAAGCCGGACCTCCTGCTGCTGGACGTGCGCACGCGTGAGGAACACGAGGCGGTGAAGCTGCCCGGCGCGCGCCTGCTTACCCAGGAGCTGGTGCAGGATCTCTTTACCAACGGGGACAAGGCGCAGACGTATGTGCTTTACGATCACACGGGCTCACGCTCGCTGGATGCAGCGGCCTATTTCATCGGGCACGGCTTCTCGGAGACGAAGTGCCTCACGGGCGGGATCGACGCCTATAGCTGTGAGATTGATCCAAGCCTGCCGCGTTATCGTATCGAAATCGAAGACTGA
- a CDS encoding DUF7919 family protein: MYFEDLSLCDYHSGPYASCSWSVPLLAIGWLEHPHSFSKGGTLHELSQRLEEFTYASRKCYPSYCFRGVHQCSHCLLGERGNPRSVQTHVNLWIPGERVVYIAPALIIHYIGDHGYHPPDEFIAAVMRCPEYGSSSYCDALQAANVGLPPPLKLKDQVDAEFKEQLERALALRGMRATPPGTGA, encoded by the coding sequence ATGTATTTTGAGGATCTTTCCCTGTGCGACTACCATTCGGGTCCTTATGCATCCTGTTCTTGGAGTGTGCCTTTGCTAGCGATTGGATGGCTGGAGCATCCTCATTCATTTTCGAAAGGCGGCACATTGCATGAACTGAGTCAGCGGCTCGAGGAATTTACGTATGCCTCACGGAAGTGCTATCCATCCTATTGTTTTCGTGGGGTGCATCAGTGCTCGCATTGTCTGCTCGGGGAGAGGGGGAATCCCAGGTCTGTTCAAACCCATGTGAATCTCTGGATTCCTGGTGAACGGGTCGTTTATATCGCACCGGCGCTCATCATTCATTACATCGGGGATCATGGCTATCATCCCCCGGATGAGTTCATAGCAGCGGTTATGCGATGTCCAGAATATGGCTCGTCTTCCTACTGCGATGCGCTTCAAGCGGCCAACGTGGGACTCCCGCCACCCTTGAAGCTAAAGGATCAGGTCGATGCTGAATTTAAAGAACAGTTGGAAAGGGCCTTGGCTCTCAGGGGTATGCGCGCAACCCCGCCTGGAACCGGGGCCTGA
- the sufT gene encoding putative Fe-S cluster assembly protein SufT: MNSSIELKREVDAIQIPSGDLIKLPIGLKVIITQSLGGTYTVATDFGLARIQAVDADALGIDPEASKKEQESTSSNIPADISDLEGQVWNQLKNVYDPEIPVNIVDLGLVYDCKVETDAEGKNKAVVKMTLTAPGCGMGPTIAADAQSRIMTIEDMDDAAVELVWDPAWNQGMISIEGKMKLGMI, translated from the coding sequence ATGAACTCCTCCATTGAACTCAAGCGCGAAGTCGATGCGATCCAGATTCCAAGCGGCGATCTGATCAAGCTGCCTATCGGACTCAAGGTCATCATCACCCAGTCGCTTGGCGGCACTTACACCGTGGCTACGGATTTTGGTCTGGCACGCATTCAAGCGGTGGATGCCGATGCGCTGGGGATCGACCCAGAAGCTAGCAAGAAGGAGCAGGAGAGCACCTCTTCCAATATCCCGGCAGACATCAGCGATCTCGAAGGCCAGGTGTGGAACCAGCTTAAAAACGTCTATGACCCCGAAATCCCGGTCAACATCGTGGATCTCGGTCTCGTCTATGACTGCAAGGTGGAGACGGATGCCGAAGGCAAGAACAAGGCTGTGGTGAAGATGACGCTCACGGCCCCCGGCTGTGGCATGGGACCGACCATTGCCGCCGATGCTCAGAGCCGTATCATGACCATCGAAGACATGGATGACGCGGCTGTGGAACTGGTGTGGGATCCTGCGTGGAATCAGGGCATGATCAGCATCGAAGGGAAGATGAAGCTGGGGATGATCTGA
- a CDS encoding response regulator has translation MATPPVTPAAPRVLLAEESLPYRRVIREALQAFRVCEVDDAPSGERAFEMALRREYSLFLFSLSLPDMAGDMLDRLLSKAYPLVHPGVHAAPPVIFLVQPADMMRYQELQRDVRVRGSIPLPPKLDVLLSVTSTLLPARSSPALPPFPPHVS, from the coding sequence ATGGCCACCCCTCCGGTAACCCCAGCCGCTCCGCGAGTCCTGCTGGCAGAGGAGAGCCTGCCCTACCGCCGAGTGATCCGCGAGGCGCTGCAGGCCTTTCGTGTGTGCGAGGTGGACGATGCGCCCAGCGGGGAGCGCGCCTTTGAGATGGCGCTGCGCCGGGAGTATTCGCTTTTTCTTTTTTCCCTGTCGCTGCCGGACATGGCGGGTGACATGCTGGACCGGCTGCTGAGCAAGGCCTACCCGCTGGTGCATCCCGGGGTGCATGCGGCGCCGCCGGTCATCTTTTTGGTGCAGCCTGCGGACATGATGCGATATCAGGAACTGCAGCGCGATGTGCGTGTGCGCGGTAGCATTCCGCTGCCGCCCAAGCTGGATGTGCTGCTGTCTGTGACATCCACCCTGCTGCCTGCGCGCTCCAGCCCGGCGCTGCCACCTTTCCCCCCTCATGTTTCCTGA
- a CDS encoding DUF423 domain-containing protein: MQPDPFRLRLTALVGFLSVVLGAKGAHGELHQKLVAAGELTHWQTAVQYHQLYSIVLLVMVLLASDKPLMKWAWRLFFAGFVLFSGSLYLLAYTRIGWLAHVTPLGGLSFMGGWLLLAMAAKGK; encoded by the coding sequence ATGCAGCCTGATCCCTTCCGCCTCCGTCTTACCGCTCTTGTGGGTTTTCTTTCCGTCGTGCTCGGCGCCAAAGGGGCGCATGGAGAGCTGCATCAAAAACTGGTGGCGGCAGGAGAGCTGACGCACTGGCAGACGGCGGTGCAGTATCATCAGCTCTACTCCATTGTGCTGCTGGTGATGGTGCTGCTGGCGAGTGACAAGCCGCTGATGAAGTGGGCATGGAGGCTGTTCTTTGCGGGCTTTGTGCTGTTCAGCGGTTCTCTGTATCTGCTGGCGTACACACGCATTGGCTGGCTGGCGCATGTGACTCCACTGGGTGGTCTGAGCTTCATGGGTGGATGGCTGCTGCTGGCTATGGCGGCCAAGGGAAAGTGA
- a CDS encoding phosphoribosylanthranilate isomerase: protein MFPDPSRLNIKVCGITQPEQAGVLFALGADAVGINLWPKSKRHMPLETAVKSLQTVAAKNALVAVLVNPDDALLAATISSGLFQALQLHGDETPAQVGALMERGVNVIKALQVRDAASLAQIGDYPCTAILLDAYNPGTYGGGGHAFPWELAVRAREMFPQKQILLSGGLTPDNVRQAVEQTHPVAVDVASGVESLPGSKDLMMVARFIAEARGE from the coding sequence ATGTTTCCTGATCCCTCCCGTCTGAATATCAAAGTCTGTGGCATCACCCAGCCGGAGCAGGCGGGCGTGCTGTTTGCACTGGGGGCGGATGCGGTGGGCATCAATCTCTGGCCGAAGTCAAAGCGCCACATGCCGCTGGAGACGGCGGTGAAGTCTCTGCAAACGGTGGCTGCCAAGAACGCGCTGGTGGCGGTGCTGGTGAATCCGGATGATGCGCTGCTGGCGGCGACGATTTCCAGCGGTCTGTTTCAGGCGCTGCAACTGCACGGTGATGAAACGCCTGCGCAGGTGGGGGCGCTGATGGAGCGCGGGGTGAATGTGATCAAGGCGCTGCAGGTGCGGGATGCGGCCTCTTTGGCACAGATCGGCGACTACCCCTGCACGGCGATCCTGCTGGATGCTTACAATCCGGGGACCTATGGCGGAGGCGGGCATGCCTTTCCCTGGGAGCTGGCGGTGCGTGCGCGTGAGATGTTTCCACAGAAGCAGATTCTGCTCTCCGGCGGGCTGACTCCTGACAATGTGCGGCAGGCGGTGGAGCAGACGCACCCGGTGGCGGTGGATGTGGCGAGCGGTGTGGAGTCTCTGCCGGGCAGCAAGGATCTCATGATGGTGGCGCGGTTTATTGCGGAGGCGCGGGGGGAGTAA
- a CDS encoding serine hydrolase domain-containing protein translates to MKPFFSLTALMALALAAFAEELPQKHSNALRAEKLAELDSIIQQAVNDSTMLGASVWIESRGVAYHKAYGLRALKPAAEPMTEDTLFDVASITKVVAAASAAMLCIERGLFMLDDPVAQHMPEFNGEGRDKITLRHLLLHTSGLPVNLNPKTQLFTTHREAIAQICHTKLLFEPGSRFAYSSVGTMLLGGVIERVTSRTFDEFCTTEIFRPLHMTDSVFRPAGTLLKRVAPSSAPERGLADDTVARLAGGVAAHASLFTSTSDLARFARMMLNLGELDGVRLLKPETVRLMTSVQSPAGLTSPDAENLPVRRALGWDIDTPYRTPPHHYSLSRGALFPIGSYGHTGWTGQMLWIDPFSRTFVIFLCNRYTDSAKDTRPAVYQLHHRISTLAAEAVPNFDFKNVPGALPAHVD, encoded by the coding sequence ATGAAACCTTTCTTCAGCCTGACTGCGCTCATGGCGCTGGCACTCGCGGCTTTCGCCGAAGAGTTGCCGCAAAAGCACTCCAATGCGCTTCGAGCTGAAAAGCTCGCAGAGCTCGACTCGATCATCCAGCAGGCCGTGAATGACTCAACGATGCTCGGCGCATCTGTTTGGATCGAGAGTCGGGGCGTGGCCTATCACAAAGCCTATGGCCTGCGCGCCCTCAAGCCCGCAGCCGAGCCCATGACCGAGGACACCCTTTTTGATGTGGCCTCCATCACCAAAGTCGTGGCAGCCGCCAGTGCAGCGATGCTCTGCATCGAGCGCGGTTTGTTCATGCTGGACGATCCAGTTGCGCAGCACATGCCCGAGTTTAATGGCGAAGGGCGCGACAAAATTACCCTCCGCCATCTGCTGCTGCACACCTCCGGCCTGCCGGTGAATCTCAATCCCAAGACACAGCTCTTCACCACGCATCGCGAGGCCATCGCACAGATCTGCCATACCAAGCTGCTTTTTGAGCCCGGCTCGCGATTTGCCTACAGCAGCGTGGGCACCATGCTCCTTGGCGGTGTGATCGAACGCGTGACCAGCAGGACATTCGATGAATTCTGCACCACAGAAATCTTCCGCCCACTCCACATGACGGACAGCGTCTTCCGTCCCGCTGGCACTCTGTTGAAACGTGTCGCCCCCTCCAGCGCACCGGAGCGCGGGCTGGCGGACGACACCGTGGCCCGGCTCGCTGGTGGCGTGGCTGCACACGCCTCCCTCTTCACCAGCACCTCAGACCTGGCGCGCTTTGCCCGCATGATGCTGAACCTCGGCGAACTCGATGGCGTGCGTCTCCTCAAGCCCGAAACCGTCAGGCTGATGACCAGTGTGCAAAGCCCCGCGGGACTGACCAGCCCCGACGCTGAAAACCTGCCCGTGCGTCGCGCCCTTGGCTGGGACATCGACACCCCCTATCGCACTCCGCCACACCACTACTCACTGTCTCGTGGCGCCCTCTTCCCCATCGGCAGCTATGGGCACACCGGCTGGACCGGTCAGATGCTCTGGATCGATCCCTTCTCCCGCACCTTCGTTATTTTTCTGTGCAACCGCTACACGGACTCCGCCAAAGACACCCGCCCAGCAGTCTATCAGCTCCATCACCGCATCTCCACCCTCGCCGCCGAAGCCGTCCCGAACTTTGATTTCAAGAACGTCCCCGGCGCACTGCCCGCACATGTGGATTGA
- a CDS encoding heavy-metal-associated domain-containing protein — protein MNRQTFLAALISLCALPALAADATVNYIAEMTGMVCAGCKDHVTASFTKLEGVTKVQIVPGDKAGTQKVTVTSTSPNLTKEQAIASLGSSASTYIVHEWKKTDHPAN, from the coding sequence ATGAACCGCCAGACCTTCCTCGCCGCTCTCATCTCTCTCTGTGCACTGCCAGCCCTGGCTGCAGACGCAACCGTCAATTACATCGCTGAAATGACCGGCATGGTATGCGCCGGTTGCAAAGACCATGTGACCGCCTCCTTCACCAAACTCGAAGGCGTGACCAAGGTGCAGATCGTCCCCGGTGATAAGGCAGGCACACAAAAGGTCACCGTGACCTCCACTTCTCCCAATCTCACCAAAGAACAGGCCATCGCCTCTCTCGGCAGCTCTGCCAGCACCTACATCGTGCACGAGTGGAAGAAGACCGATCATCCTGCAAACTAA
- a CDS encoding PAS domain S-box protein translates to MKSPRKTAAARPPKVSYASASQADTSSAAALAKIYLHADAALFSISVGPRQVFRLQNASLRFLELTGLKKNVIGRPLVELLPQPGLDRVVRHCRKAIRTRKTIRWDDISTLKSGTRHGQVSLTPVADVSGRVTHLSGFVHDITEHRKAEQALLQSAERFRRIVETALEGVWTIDARSLTDYVNPKMAQMMGYKAEEMLGRPISDFLDDEGRALLNAHIKNRKNGISDHFEFKYVRKDGSPLWAFVSTNPIYNSAGEYVGAMALLTDISTRRAAEAAMQESDAQFRAIFEQAAVGVALVDSSSGRFLSVNQRACEISRLTRSQLLSSSFKAVAHPEDLKKLQEMMQKLRSGLIPTCTMEIRCLHAAGSTTWVSLTISPMWKKGEPPSRCVAIMQDITARKEAESSLARTTELLERTGEMARIGGWELDVATRRLFWSLETCRLFEIGTTQAPSVEKAIDFYTPEARPIIREAVQKAIDHGTAYDVELPVITAKGRLFWARSQGSAIRKNGRTVQLIGTFQDITTHRQAEQALIESEVRFRTIFEQAVVGVGLVDLATGRFIDVNLRYATIVGRSRREMLRLSAEELTHAEDRPRHRRMYQQLKSGAIPEFHLEQRCLRQDGSLVWVNLNASLLSPLTGRADQMLVMVEDITSRKLAEENYRREQGFNEILASHTSAIIILMDRRGHIMHANDAALQLTGFSRKEIVGKPPPWDHPFMEKAEKDWAKKSITDMLAGKNMDTREVSIFSKDGRRHIVALSSIITKTPDGGVDRIIITGTDLTERNRLQKEILKISEQEQARIGHNLHDGIGQTMTGISSLIEALAGELTGSQRESAARIYQLMQQAIQEVRHMSHSLSPASVKNRGLGGALHLLAETIRTNHRTSCTCEVDPDIKVEDPEKETHIYRIAQEAANNALRHGRPSSIRISLQRKGEENAVLKIEDNGRGLSKRAASHPGIGMRVMDYRANLIEGSLIVKKGARRGVSVICRFPYSP, encoded by the coding sequence ATGAAGAGCCCACGCAAGACTGCAGCCGCCAGGCCCCCCAAAGTCTCCTATGCCTCGGCATCTCAGGCTGATACCTCCTCGGCCGCCGCCCTAGCAAAGATCTACCTCCATGCAGATGCCGCACTCTTCAGCATTTCGGTAGGGCCCCGCCAGGTCTTCCGTCTGCAAAATGCCAGCCTCCGCTTCCTTGAGCTTACAGGCCTTAAAAAAAACGTGATCGGCCGCCCCCTGGTAGAGTTGCTGCCACAGCCCGGCTTAGATCGCGTGGTCAGGCATTGCCGCAAAGCCATCCGCACGCGCAAGACCATTCGTTGGGACGACATCTCGACACTCAAGTCCGGCACACGCCACGGCCAGGTCTCTCTCACGCCCGTTGCAGATGTCTCCGGTCGCGTCACCCACCTCTCCGGCTTCGTCCACGACATCACCGAACACCGCAAGGCCGAGCAGGCGCTTTTGCAGAGCGCAGAACGCTTCCGCCGCATCGTGGAAACCGCGCTCGAAGGCGTCTGGACCATCGATGCCCGCTCCCTCACCGACTACGTCAATCCCAAGATGGCGCAGATGATGGGCTACAAAGCGGAGGAAATGCTCGGCCGCCCCATCAGCGACTTCCTCGACGACGAGGGCCGCGCATTGCTCAATGCCCACATCAAAAACCGGAAAAACGGCATCTCCGACCATTTCGAGTTCAAATACGTGCGCAAGGACGGCTCCCCGCTCTGGGCCTTTGTCTCCACCAATCCCATCTACAACTCCGCTGGCGAATACGTCGGCGCCATGGCCCTGCTCACAGACATCTCCACACGCCGGGCTGCGGAGGCAGCCATGCAGGAGAGCGACGCCCAGTTCCGCGCCATCTTTGAGCAGGCCGCCGTGGGCGTGGCGCTGGTGGACAGCAGCAGCGGACGCTTTCTCAGCGTCAATCAGCGCGCCTGCGAGATCTCCCGCCTCACCCGCAGCCAGCTCCTCTCCAGCAGTTTCAAGGCGGTCGCGCATCCCGAAGACCTCAAGAAGCTGCAGGAAATGATGCAAAAGCTCAGGTCAGGGCTCATCCCCACCTGCACCATGGAAATACGCTGCCTCCATGCCGCCGGCAGCACCACCTGGGTCAGCCTCACCATCTCTCCCATGTGGAAGAAGGGAGAGCCCCCCTCCCGATGCGTCGCCATCATGCAGGACATCACCGCACGCAAGGAGGCTGAAAGCTCCCTCGCGCGCACCACTGAGCTCTTGGAGCGCACCGGAGAGATGGCCCGCATCGGCGGTTGGGAGTTGGATGTGGCCACCCGCAGGCTTTTCTGGTCTCTGGAGACCTGCCGGCTGTTTGAGATCGGCACTACCCAGGCCCCCAGCGTCGAGAAGGCCATCGATTTTTACACCCCGGAGGCTCGTCCCATCATCCGTGAGGCCGTTCAAAAAGCCATCGACCACGGCACAGCCTACGATGTGGAGCTGCCCGTCATCACAGCGAAAGGCCGCCTCTTTTGGGCTCGCTCTCAGGGCTCCGCCATCCGGAAAAATGGTCGCACCGTGCAGCTCATCGGCACCTTCCAGGACATTACCACGCACAGGCAGGCCGAGCAGGCTCTCATCGAGAGCGAGGTGCGCTTCCGCACTATTTTTGAGCAGGCCGTCGTGGGTGTCGGGCTCGTCGATCTGGCAACCGGCCGCTTCATTGATGTCAACCTCCGCTATGCCACCATCGTCGGCCGCAGCCGCCGGGAAATGCTGCGCCTCTCTGCGGAGGAGCTCACTCATGCAGAAGACAGGCCCCGCCACCGCCGCATGTACCAGCAGCTCAAATCCGGAGCCATCCCTGAGTTTCATCTGGAGCAGCGCTGCCTTCGCCAGGACGGCTCGCTCGTCTGGGTCAATCTCAATGCCTCCCTCCTCAGCCCCCTCACCGGCCGCGCCGACCAGATGCTCGTCATGGTGGAGGATATCACCAGCCGCAAGCTCGCGGAGGAAAACTATCGCCGTGAACAGGGCTTCAATGAAATCCTGGCCAGCCACACTTCCGCCATCATCATCCTCATGGACCGCCGCGGCCACATCATGCACGCCAATGATGCCGCACTGCAGCTCACCGGCTTCAGCCGCAAGGAGATCGTGGGCAAACCTCCCCCCTGGGACCACCCCTTCATGGAGAAGGCGGAAAAAGACTGGGCCAAGAAAAGCATCACGGACATGCTCGCCGGAAAAAACATGGACACCCGCGAGGTCTCCATCTTCAGCAAGGATGGCAGGCGCCACATCGTCGCCCTCTCCAGCATCATCACCAAGACGCCCGATGGCGGCGTGGACCGCATCATCATCACCGGCACTGACCTCACGGAGCGCAATCGCCTCCAGAAAGAGATCCTCAAAATCTCCGAGCAGGAGCAGGCCCGCATCGGCCACAATCTGCACGATGGCATCGGCCAGACCATGACTGGTATCTCCAGCCTCATCGAAGCCCTCGCCGGAGAGCTCACCGGCAGCCAGCGGGAAAGCGCTGCACGCATCTACCAACTCATGCAGCAGGCCATCCAGGAGGTGCGCCACATGTCCCACAGCCTTTCCCCCGCCTCCGTCAAAAATCGCGGCCTCGGCGGCGCTCTCCACCTTCTCGCCGAGACCATCCGCACCAACCACCGCACCTCATGCACCTGCGAGGTGGACCCCGACATCAAGGTCGAGGACCCGGAAAAAGAGACCCACATCTATCGCATCGCGCAGGAGGCTGCCAACAATGCCCTGCGCCACGGCCGCCCCTCCAGCATCCGCATTTCCCTTCAGAGAAAGGGGGAGGAAAACGCCGTTCTCAAGATCGAGGACAACGGCCGTGGCCTCAGCAAACGAGCCGCCTCTCATCCAGGAATAGGCATGCGCGTCATGGACTACCGCGCCAATCTCATCGAGGGCAGCCTCATCGTCAAAAAGGGCGCACGCAGAGGCGTCTCCGTCATCTGTCGGTTTCCCTATTCCCCTTGA
- the pssA gene encoding CDP-diacylglycerol--serine O-phosphatidyltransferase — MSPENEPRIPVLPTLMTAGNILCGFVAILQIFDGRHLAMNQHYHYAIVFILLACLFDALDGRVARMGGTESPFGRELDSLADIVSFGVAPALLVHDIVLKEIDTPKGLGWLISCVYLVCGAMRLARFNCLAAADAKSSMKGFRGCPIPAAAGVISSLTLLIIWLDSNEREIGNWKYALAGLMALLSYLMVSNLEYPSFKAVNWRTKRSFHWVLVTIFVIVFTIMNWHWMPAVLFVSYLMYGLVRPWVSRKWRQEIEIEAETVEIDPAAETLALNGSNEPSSHQDGDITAQI; from the coding sequence ATGTCTCCCGAAAACGAGCCACGTATTCCGGTCCTGCCCACGCTGATGACAGCGGGCAACATTCTCTGCGGCTTCGTCGCCATCCTGCAGATCTTTGACGGACGGCATCTGGCCATGAACCAGCACTATCACTACGCCATCGTTTTCATCCTGCTGGCCTGTCTCTTTGATGCCCTGGACGGCCGCGTGGCGCGCATGGGCGGCACCGAGAGCCCCTTTGGCCGTGAGCTCGACTCCCTGGCAGACATCGTCTCCTTCGGCGTGGCACCCGCCCTGCTCGTCCATGACATCGTGCTCAAAGAGATCGACACCCCAAAAGGCCTCGGCTGGCTCATCTCCTGCGTCTACCTTGTCTGCGGAGCCATGCGCCTCGCGCGCTTCAACTGCCTGGCCGCAGCGGATGCCAAATCCAGCATGAAAGGCTTCCGCGGCTGCCCCATCCCCGCTGCCGCTGGCGTCATCTCCTCCCTCACCCTCCTCATCATCTGGCTGGACAGCAACGAGCGCGAGATCGGCAACTGGAAGTACGCACTCGCCGGACTCATGGCGCTGCTCTCCTACCTCATGGTCAGCAATCTGGAATACCCCAGCTTCAAAGCCGTCAACTGGCGTACCAAGCGCTCCTTCCACTGGGTGCTCGTCACCATCTTTGTCATCGTCTTCACCATCATGAACTGGCATTGGATGCCCGCAGTCCTCTTCGTCAGCTACCTGATGTATGGGCTGGTTCGCCCCTGGGTCTCGCGCAAATGGCGCCAGGAAATCGAAATCGAGGCCGAGACGGTCGAAATCGATCCCGCTGCAGAAACCCTGGCCCTCAACGGCAGCAATGAGCCCTCCTCCCATCAGGATGGCGACATCACCGCGCAGATTTGA
- a CDS encoding glycosyltransferase family protein, whose protein sequence is MADFYQHARIPTLHHLAHADSSARESEMLEWAQDKPVALLLPALYAECERPALPRILEEVSQARHISEVVLSMNGMNAAEHERALMMLRMHLRGKTAHVLWNDGPQLSQVYHSMDQAGLAGPHAGKGSNIWMGVAYLHARGFKGIIVSHDTDIMNYSRDLLWRLCYPLLHPRMSYSFAKGYYSRVSDRLYGRVTRLLIFPLVQACRDVLGSKPLLEHLDSFRYPLSGEFAADMSALERFCLPGGWGLEIAILCEAFRHLPGEQQCQVDLGFHFEHRHRSLAHDQIGINEPGLITAAADVARCLVYQVLREAEPRSAEGLLRLILERYRPRAAEWLQRYEHVALLNGLHHDLAEESAAVSAFAQALDRLVQSVGQDTLHVPAMRDTPARTLGKIPGLAESIVASAATV, encoded by the coding sequence ATGGCAGATTTTTATCAGCACGCCCGCATCCCCACCCTCCACCACCTCGCCCATGCAGACAGCTCGGCCAGGGAGTCCGAGATGCTCGAATGGGCGCAGGACAAGCCTGTAGCCCTGCTGCTGCCCGCCCTCTATGCCGAGTGCGAGCGCCCTGCCCTTCCCCGCATTCTTGAGGAGGTCTCCCAGGCCCGACACATCTCCGAGGTGGTTCTCAGCATGAACGGCATGAACGCCGCCGAGCATGAGCGCGCGCTCATGATGCTGCGCATGCACCTGCGTGGCAAGACAGCTCACGTGCTCTGGAATGACGGCCCGCAGCTCTCCCAGGTCTACCACAGCATGGATCAGGCCGGGCTGGCGGGACCGCACGCCGGAAAAGGCTCCAATATCTGGATGGGCGTGGCCTACCTTCACGCACGCGGGTTCAAAGGCATCATCGTCAGTCATGACACAGACATCATGAACTACAGCCGGGACCTCCTCTGGCGGCTCTGCTACCCCCTGCTCCACCCCCGCATGAGCTACAGCTTTGCCAAGGGTTACTACAGCCGTGTGTCCGACCGTCTCTACGGCCGCGTCACCCGCCTTCTCATCTTTCCCCTCGTCCAGGCCTGCCGTGACGTCCTGGGCTCCAAGCCCCTTCTTGAGCATCTCGACAGCTTCCGCTACCCGCTCTCCGGCGAGTTCGCCGCAGACATGTCCGCGCTTGAGCGCTTCTGCCTGCCAGGCGGCTGGGGCCTGGAGATCGCGATACTGTGCGAGGCCTTCCGCCACCTCCCCGGAGAGCAGCAGTGCCAGGTGGACCTGGGCTTCCACTTTGAGCACCGCCACCGGAGCCTGGCTCACGACCAGATCGGCATCAACGAGCCCGGCCTGATCACCGCTGCCGCAGATGTGGCGCGTTGCCTCGTCTATCAGGTGCTGCGCGAGGCCGAGCCCCGCTCCGCCGAGGGCCTCCTGCGCCTCATCCTCGAACGCTACCGCCCACGCGCTGCCGAATGGCTGCAGCGCTACGAGCACGTAGCCCTTCTCAATGGCCTCCACCATGACTTGGCGGAGGAAAGCGCTGCCGTATCCGCCTTTGCTCAGGCATTGGACCGCCTTGTTCAGAGCGTAGGGCAAGACACCCTTCATGTTCCCGCCATGCGCGACACCCCAGCCCGCACCTTGGGCAAAATCCCCGGCCTCGCCGAATCCATCGTCGCCAGCGCAGCGACTGTGTGA
- a CDS encoding iron-sulfur cluster assembly scaffold protein, with protein MDEAALQQALKDTQNLGEMPDADAVGTVGSPDCGDMVRMWIKYKEKDGQKVIDKASFQSFGCQTAIAVASIATQLIRGKTKEEALSLSAEELSKPLGPLPPMKIHCGQMVEGALRAALEAEQKAAAVPAAAPVVADQSGTLADALSAAGKTQGKIKIVLTSERKD; from the coding sequence ATGGACGAAGCCGCACTCCAGCAAGCCCTGAAAGACACCCAGAACCTGGGAGAGATGCCCGATGCCGATGCCGTGGGCACGGTGGGCAGCCCGGACTGCGGAGATATGGTGCGCATGTGGATCAAGTACAAGGAAAAGGACGGACAGAAGGTGATCGACAAGGCAAGCTTTCAGAGCTTTGGCTGCCAGACGGCCATCGCGGTGGCCAGCATCGCCACGCAGCTCATCCGTGGGAAGACCAAGGAAGAGGCGCTGTCCCTTTCCGCCGAGGAACTGAGCAAGCCCCTGGGGCCGCTCCCGCCCATGAAGATCCATTGCGGACAGATGGTGGAAGGCGCCCTGCGCGCTGCACTGGAGGCCGAGCAAAAAGCTGCGGCAGTGCCAGCCGCTGCACCGGTGGTGGCGGATCAGTCCGGGACTCTGGCGGATGCACTCAGCGCCGCAGGCAAAACTCAGGGCAAGATCAAGATCGTCCTCACCAGCGAGAGAAAAGATTAA